A DNA window from Scomber japonicus isolate fScoJap1 chromosome 14, fScoJap1.pri, whole genome shotgun sequence contains the following coding sequences:
- the LOC128373332 gene encoding E3 SUMO-protein ligase ZBED1-like: protein MADIAEEKEEVGKTDVAKEKDDIHTPHGSKSFVWKYFGFRKDGRKLIKDMAICRKCRWEARYCGNTSNLSAHLKRRHRDILGEEKAQPSTTLTTLFPQKFSNSSKRAKNISKAIAFFICRDIRPYCVVENEGFRYLLDTLEPRYCIPSRQHFSESVIPKLYAKVRDGVIQELQKAQRVAVTCDGWTSCTTESFITVTCHFIDHEWEMHNYVLQTRVLAETHSGVNLGHVLRAACEEWGLSDKAPALITDNASNMKRAGEEAGMSPHIMCFAHTLNLSTQDGLKIAATDRLLGRVRRILKSDVKTRWNSSFEMLERFLEQQHAVTATLLDKKLRKGASDIHTLTESDLTAAEQMVSLLAPLKAATTLMCEEKQPTVSIIAPLRTKLLTHFECAPDDTPLIRDMKRAMAEDLQERYEDEEPFLHRAAALDPRFKKLPFLTDEKRNQTFECIAEEAVQLKEQRLQNEAEAQAQKTPPRAQTCDDEWETETEEAPPASKKTKVLDDLFGDSFSTEDLSVRKKTSKELVNDEIRKYRDIASLSLGGKVLEWWKAHQAEFPLLADLAKTYLCIPGLTEHEILSQAFMFIFGGYETTSATLFPTL, encoded by the exons ATGGCTGACAtagcagaggaaaaagaagaggtaGGCAAAACAGACGTGGCGAAGGAAAAAGATGACATACACACCCCTCACGGTTCCAAGTCGTTTGTGTGGAAGTATTTCGGGTTCCgtaaagatggaagaaaactGATTAAGGATATGGCTATATGCAGAAAATGTCGTTGGGAAGCGCGCTACTGTGGCAACACATCCaatctgtctgctcacctgaaAAGACGCCATAGAGATATCCTCGGCGAAGAAAAAGCACAACCCTCTACAACATTGACGACACTTTTTCCTCAGAAGTTTTCGAACAGCTCTAAGAGGGCGAAGAATATATCCAAGGCAATCGCGTTCTTCATATGTAGAGACATACGCCCCTATTGCGTGGTGGAGAACGAAGGCTTCCGTTACCTGCTCGACACTCTGGAGCCGAGGTATTGCATTCCCTCGCGACAGCACTTCAGCGAATCAGTGATTCCAAAGTTGTATGCCAAAGTTCGTGATGGTGTCATTCAAGAGTTGCAGAAGGCACAGCGCGTAGCTGTAACATGTGACGGATGGACCTCCTGCACTACAGAGTCATTCATCACAGTAACATGCCACTTCATTGACCACGAATGGGAGATGCACAATTACGTGTTACAGACGCGTGTGCTGGCGGAGACACATTCAGGAGTTAACCTCGGACACGTCCTGCGAGCTGCGTGTGAAGAGTGGGGTCTGAGTGACAAAGCGCCAGCCCTCATCACAGATAATGCATCCAATATGAAGAGGGCTGGGGAAGAGGCCGGGATGTCACCCCACATCATGTGCTTCGCGCACACACTCAATCTGTCCACTCAAGATGGCCTCAAAATTGCAGCCACGGACAGGCTGTTGGGTCGAGTTAGGAGAATT CTTAAATCCGACGTGAAGACAAGGTGGAACAGTTCATTCGAGATGTTAGAGCGATTCCTGGAACAACAGCATGCAGTGACGGCAACACTCCTGGACAAGAAGCTGAGGAAAGGCGCAAGCGACATTCACACTCTCACGGAAAGTGACCTAACCGCAGCAGAGCAAATGGTTAGCTTGTTGGCCCCACTGAAAGCTGCCACCACGCTCATGTGCGAAGAAAAGCAACCCACAGTATCAATCATCGCACCCCTCAGAACGAAATTGCTGACGCATTTCGAATGTGCACCGGACGACACTCCCTTGATCAGAGACATGAAACGAGCCATGGCCGAGGATCTCCAAGAACGGTACGAAGACGAGGAACCATTCTTACACCGTGCAGCTGCGTTGGACCCGAGGTTTAAAAAGCTCCCGTTCCTGActgatgaaaaaagaaaccaaacctTTGAATGCATTGCGGAGGAAGCAGTACAACTGAAGGAACAGAGG TTACAGAATGAAGCAGAGGCCCAGGCCCAGAAAACACCTCCTCGTGCCCAGACGTGTGATGATGAATGGGAAACTGAGACTGAAG AAGCACCCCCAGCTTCCAAGAAAACAAAAGTATTGGATGACTTGTTTGGTGACTCCTTCAGCACTGAGGACCTAAGTGTCAGGAAGAAAACATCCAAGGAGCTTGTCAATGATGAAATTAGGAAGTACAGAGACATTGCATCTCTGAGCCTGGGTGGTAAGGTGCTAGAATGGTGGAAAGCTCACCAGGCTGAGTTTCCTCTCTTGGCCGACCTGGCCAAGACCTACTTGTGCATACCTG GTTTGACTGAACACGAGATCCTTTCCCAGGCCTTCATGTTCATCTTTGGCGGCTACGAGACCACCAGCGCCACTCTGTTTCCTACTTTATAA
- the mrpl57 gene encoding ribosomal protein 63, mitochondrial — protein sequence MFLTLALLRKGIPGKQWIGKYRRPRQITWQMKRNMLNHLEREAENEYWISRPYMTAEQECGHAAERRAQNWLKIKETKFANFPEHKTITDHLKHLRITKTWSS from the coding sequence ATGTTCCTCACCCTGGCCCTGCTGCGGAAAGGCATCCCTGGGAAGCAGTGGATCGGAAAGTATCGGCGTCCACGACAAATCACGTGGCAGATGAAACGCAACATGCTGAATCACCTGGAGCGCGAGGCCGAGAACGAGTACTGGATCAGCCGGCCGTACATGACCGCGGAGCAGGAGTGCGGACACGCCGCCGAGCGCAGAGCCCAGAACTGGCTCAAGATCAAGGAGACCAAATTCGCCAATTTTCCTGAACACAAGACCATCACAGATCACCTGAAACATCTCAGAATCACCAAGACGTGGTCAAGTTAA